Proteins encoded by one window of Halorubrum ruber:
- a CDS encoding DUF7560 family zinc ribbon protein, which translates to MTTVHFTCPDCEQTIEVNDAMRETILESGCPVCTATAAEENFAVTCE; encoded by the coding sequence TTGACCACCGTTCACTTCACCTGTCCGGACTGCGAGCAGACCATCGAAGTCAACGACGCGATGCGGGAGACGATACTCGAGTCCGGCTGTCCGGTGTGTACCGCGACCGCGGCGGAGGAGAACTTCGCCGTGACCTGCGAGTAG
- a CDS encoding aldo/keto reductase, giving the protein MTPELDEIDLGTVPLGRTGLRTSELQFGTWRFGRVTEAGNVEIDEERAHELLDAYETAGGRYIDTADVYGGGDCERWIGDWLAERDRERYTVASKVYWQIRDGDPNSRGTNRKNVRHRVDALLDRLDTDYIDVLYIHRWDDETPARELMKTLNGLVESGKVHYLGASTLRPNAWKVARANEIARSEGWEPFKVLQPRYNLVDREVEGDYLEFARQRNLAVSPWSPLGQGFLTGKYDRDADLPDDSKAAESSRFQEAYLTEENFDVHDELDAVADEVNASAAQTALAWLAHRDGVTAPIVGARTVDQLRENLAAATIDLSDEQVERLTAAKPGPYDAL; this is encoded by the coding sequence ATGACGCCCGAACTCGACGAGATCGATCTGGGAACCGTGCCGCTCGGCCGAACCGGCCTGCGGACGAGCGAACTCCAGTTCGGCACGTGGCGGTTCGGCCGCGTGACCGAGGCGGGGAACGTCGAAATCGACGAGGAGCGCGCCCACGAGCTGCTCGACGCCTACGAGACCGCCGGCGGGCGGTACATCGACACCGCCGACGTGTACGGCGGCGGCGACTGCGAGCGCTGGATCGGCGACTGGCTCGCCGAGCGCGACCGCGAGCGCTACACGGTCGCCTCGAAGGTGTACTGGCAGATCCGCGACGGCGACCCGAACAGCCGCGGCACGAACCGCAAGAACGTCCGCCACCGCGTCGACGCCCTGCTCGACCGGCTCGACACCGATTACATCGACGTCCTCTACATCCACCGCTGGGACGACGAGACGCCCGCCCGGGAGCTGATGAAGACGCTGAACGGGCTCGTCGAGTCCGGCAAGGTCCACTACCTCGGCGCCTCCACGCTCCGCCCGAACGCGTGGAAGGTCGCCCGCGCCAACGAGATCGCCCGGAGCGAGGGGTGGGAGCCGTTCAAAGTGCTCCAGCCGCGCTACAACCTCGTCGACCGCGAGGTCGAGGGGGACTACCTCGAGTTCGCGCGCCAGCGAAACCTCGCCGTCTCTCCGTGGAGCCCGCTCGGGCAGGGCTTCCTGACCGGGAAGTACGACCGCGACGCCGACCTCCCGGACGACTCGAAGGCAGCCGAGTCGAGCCGGTTCCAGGAGGCGTACCTCACCGAGGAGAACTTCGACGTCCACGACGAGCTCGACGCGGTCGCCGACGAGGTTAACGCCTCGGCCGCGCAGACCGCGCTCGCGTGGCTCGCGCACCGCGACGGCGTCACCGCGCCCATCGTCGGCGCCCGGACCGTCGACCAGCTCCGCGAGAACCTCGCGGCCGCGACGATCGACCTCTCCGACGAGCAGGTCGAGCGGCTGACCGCGGCCAAGCCCGGGCCGTACGACGCGCTCTGA
- a CDS encoding ABC transporter ATP-binding protein — MDETATDAAVDAPADGATPGPPDAAGGDPVVVGEGVRKSYGDVDALDGVDLDVAAGEVFGLIGPNGAGKTTLVRALTGTTEAEGDLRVFGAPPRDVDPARIGLLPQSFDPPARLTARELVDYYGGLYDEARDTESVLDDVGMADDADAWYETLSGGQKRRTCVATAVVNDPDLLFLDEPTTGIDPAGRRAIHRLIERLAAGGTTVFLTSHAMDEVERLADRVAMLRDGRVVASGAPDRLVAEHGGAPRLDAATAEPATDEVVAAVAAGVRERLGEDPTVEATDEGLRVRGVRPESIGAAVDALDDDGVAFDSLSWSEPSLEDVYLRLTGEEYTRRGDGGIPDEAAGEGRRATDDATPDGGRATNDATPGGRRATDDAAPEEGDR; from the coding sequence ATGGACGAGACAGCGACCGACGCCGCGGTCGACGCCCCCGCCGACGGGGCGACTCCGGGCCCCCCCGACGCCGCCGGCGGCGACCCCGTCGTCGTCGGCGAGGGCGTGCGGAAGTCGTACGGGGATGTCGACGCGCTCGACGGGGTCGACCTCGACGTGGCCGCGGGCGAGGTGTTCGGGCTCATCGGCCCGAACGGCGCCGGGAAGACGACGCTGGTGCGCGCGCTGACAGGGACGACCGAGGCCGAGGGAGACCTGCGCGTCTTCGGCGCCCCGCCCCGCGACGTCGACCCGGCTCGGATCGGGCTGCTCCCGCAGTCGTTCGACCCGCCCGCGCGGCTCACGGCCCGCGAGCTGGTCGACTACTACGGCGGGCTCTACGACGAGGCGCGCGACACGGAGTCGGTCCTCGACGACGTGGGGATGGCCGACGATGCGGACGCCTGGTACGAGACGCTCTCGGGCGGCCAGAAGCGCCGGACCTGCGTCGCGACCGCCGTCGTCAACGACCCCGACCTCCTGTTCCTCGACGAGCCGACGACCGGGATCGACCCCGCCGGCCGGCGGGCGATCCACCGGCTGATCGAGCGCCTCGCGGCCGGCGGCACCACCGTCTTCCTCACGAGCCACGCGATGGACGAGGTCGAGCGGCTCGCCGACCGCGTGGCCATGCTCCGCGACGGCCGGGTCGTCGCGAGCGGGGCCCCCGACCGGCTCGTGGCGGAACACGGCGGCGCGCCCCGGCTCGACGCGGCGACGGCGGAACCGGCGACCGACGAGGTCGTCGCGGCGGTCGCGGCCGGCGTCCGCGAGCGCCTCGGCGAGGATCCGACCGTCGAGGCGACCGACGAGGGGCTCCGGGTGCGCGGGGTGCGGCCCGAGTCGATCGGCGCCGCGGTCGACGCGCTTGACGACGACGGGGTCGCCTTCGACTCGCTGTCGTGGTCGGAGCCGTCGCTGGAGGACGTGTACCTGCGGCTCACCGGCGAGGAGTACACGCGGCGGGGGGACGGCGGCATTCCGGACGAAGCGGCCGGCGAGGGGCGTCGCGCAACCGACGACGCGACGCCGGATGGGGGGCGCGCAACCAACGACGCGACGCCCGGTGGACGCCGCGCAACTGACGACGCGGCGCCCGAGGAGGGCGACCGATGA
- the folP gene encoding dihydropteroate synthase, with translation MHYHEAAAFLFDLRRFSVKPGTERVEALLAHLGDPQEEVPFVQIAGSNGKGSAARLTESVLREAGLSVGLYTSPHLSALAERVRVDGREMTEAAIADFVEEVRPWLIDRAAAGEPLTFFEVVTAMGIREFARRDVDVAVLEVGLGGEYDATSAVDPVATAVTNVSLEHTDVLGDTIGEIARTKSRIARPDAPFVTACEGEALEVVREVAGEAGAPVTRVTGDDGSGSSESDGIDDPPAFAATYEGRVSATDAEVSLRGEREGTYRLPLVGRHQAANAAVAVALADRTAAALGDAVPASSETALPDRAVRDGLARATWPGRFEVVDTAPLTVLDGAHNPAAARTLAATLDEYDYDDLHLVYAAMHDKDHAETAAALPDAATAVTCRPAIDRAEDPDVLAAALRSAGVGEVSAGDDVADALADAVDRADPDDCVLLVGSLFAVAEARAARMRTVRERTVGDADDSAHALDTAGVPPAGVAAHRDGVDHRVLTLRLRGDRAERVASEARAVGGDAALGGLGADEDRGAGGEQVPVTVAATVAELRELVDRLAAADAGGLGGVAAGLAAAAGIEAQEGDASDEDDPDFPWTDRTAVMGVLNVTPDSFHDGGRHADLDDAVAGVERMVEAGVDIVDVGGESTRPGAEPVPVEAEIERVVPTIEAIQSVPAVGEGDVLVSVDTRKPAVAEAALDAGADVINDVTGLEDPEMRSVVADADCPVIVMHSLDAPVDPDADPEYDDVVGEVVDELRERLALADTAGIDRDRVIVDPGLGFGKSPAEDFELLARCGEFAALGCPVLVGHSHKSLYGAVGRGADDREHATVAGTALAADRGADIVRVHDVAENRAAVDVAAAVNGALRDGDGEDGALREDGALRDDEDAE, from the coding sequence ATGCACTACCACGAGGCGGCGGCGTTCCTCTTCGACCTCCGCCGCTTCTCGGTCAAGCCCGGCACGGAGCGGGTCGAGGCGCTCTTGGCGCACCTCGGGGATCCCCAAGAGGAGGTCCCGTTCGTCCAGATCGCCGGGTCGAACGGGAAGGGCAGCGCGGCGCGGCTGACGGAGTCGGTCCTGCGCGAGGCGGGGCTGTCGGTGGGGCTGTACACCTCCCCGCATCTCTCGGCGCTCGCCGAGCGCGTCCGCGTCGACGGCCGGGAGATGACGGAGGCCGCGATCGCCGACTTCGTCGAGGAGGTGCGCCCGTGGCTGATCGACCGGGCGGCCGCCGGCGAGCCGCTCACCTTCTTCGAGGTCGTCACGGCGATGGGGATCCGGGAGTTCGCGCGCCGCGATGTCGATGTCGCCGTTCTGGAGGTCGGCCTCGGCGGCGAGTACGACGCGACGAGCGCGGTCGACCCGGTCGCCACCGCCGTGACGAACGTCTCCTTGGAACACACCGACGTGCTCGGCGACACGATCGGGGAGATCGCCCGCACCAAGTCCCGGATCGCCCGTCCGGACGCGCCGTTCGTCACCGCCTGCGAGGGCGAGGCGCTGGAGGTCGTCCGCGAGGTCGCCGGCGAGGCCGGCGCGCCGGTGACGCGGGTGACCGGCGACGACGGTTCCGGGAGCTCCGAATCCGACGGGATCGACGACCCGCCCGCGTTCGCCGCGACCTACGAGGGCCGCGTCAGCGCCACCGACGCCGAGGTCTCGCTCCGCGGCGAGCGCGAGGGAACGTACCGGCTCCCGCTCGTCGGCCGCCACCAGGCCGCGAACGCGGCGGTCGCCGTCGCGCTCGCGGACCGGACCGCGGCGGCGCTTGGGGACGCGGTGCCGGCCTCCTCGGAAACCGCGCTCCCCGACCGCGCCGTGCGCGACGGCCTCGCGCGGGCGACGTGGCCCGGCCGCTTCGAGGTGGTCGACACGGCGCCGCTGACCGTCCTCGACGGCGCGCACAACCCCGCGGCCGCCCGGACGCTCGCGGCGACGCTGGACGAGTACGACTACGACGACCTCCACCTCGTGTACGCCGCGATGCACGACAAGGACCACGCCGAGACCGCCGCGGCGCTCCCCGACGCCGCGACGGCGGTCACCTGCCGGCCCGCCATCGATCGCGCCGAGGACCCCGACGTGCTCGCGGCCGCGCTCCGGTCGGCGGGGGTCGGCGAGGTGAGCGCGGGCGACGACGTGGCAGACGCGCTCGCCGACGCCGTCGACCGCGCAGACCCGGACGACTGCGTGCTGCTCGTCGGCTCGCTGTTCGCGGTCGCGGAGGCCCGGGCGGCCCGAATGCGGACCGTCCGTGAGCGCACGGTCGGCGACGCAGACGACTCGGCGCACGCGCTCGACACGGCGGGCGTCCCGCCCGCGGGCGTCGCGGCCCACCGGGACGGCGTCGACCACCGCGTCCTCACGCTCCGGCTGCGCGGCGACCGCGCCGAGCGCGTCGCGAGCGAGGCCCGGGCGGTCGGCGGCGACGCGGCCCTCGGCGGCCTCGGCGCGGACGAGGACCGGGGGGCCGGCGGCGAGCAGGTCCCGGTCACCGTCGCGGCGACCGTCGCCGAACTGCGCGAACTCGTCGACCGGCTCGCTGCGGCCGACGCCGGCGGGCTCGGCGGCGTGGCGGCCGGCCTCGCTGCGGCGGCCGGAATCGAAGCGCAGGAGGGCGACGCGAGTGACGAGGACGACCCCGACTTCCCGTGGACCGACCGCACCGCCGTGATGGGCGTGCTCAACGTGACGCCGGACTCCTTCCACGACGGCGGGCGCCACGCCGACCTCGACGACGCGGTCGCGGGCGTCGAGCGGATGGTCGAGGCCGGGGTCGATATCGTCGACGTCGGCGGGGAGTCCACCCGTCCGGGCGCGGAGCCGGTCCCGGTCGAGGCGGAGATCGAGCGCGTCGTCCCGACGATCGAGGCGATCCAGTCGGTGCCCGCGGTCGGCGAGGGCGACGTGCTCGTCTCCGTCGACACGCGGAAGCCGGCGGTCGCCGAGGCGGCGCTCGACGCCGGCGCGGACGTGATCAACGACGTGACCGGGCTGGAGGACCCCGAGATGCGGTCGGTCGTCGCCGACGCCGACTGCCCGGTGATCGTGATGCACAGCCTCGACGCGCCGGTCGATCCCGACGCCGACCCCGAGTACGACGACGTGGTCGGCGAGGTCGTCGACGAGCTCCGCGAGCGGCTCGCGTTAGCGGACACGGCCGGTATCGACCGCGACCGCGTCATCGTCGACCCTGGGCTCGGCTTCGGCAAGTCGCCGGCGGAGGACTTCGAACTGCTCGCCCGCTGCGGGGAGTTCGCGGCGCTCGGCTGCCCGGTCCTCGTCGGCCACTCGCACAAGTCGCTGTACGGCGCGGTCGGCCGCGGCGCCGACGACCGCGAGCACGCGACGGTCGCGGGCACCGCGCTCGCCGCCGACCGCGGCGCGGACATCGTCCGCGTCCACGACGTCGCCGAGAACCGCGCGGCGGTCGACGTCGCCGCCGCGGTGAACGGCGCGCTTCGGGACGGAGACGGAGAGGACGGCGCGCTGCGCGAGGACGGCGCGCTGCGCGACGACGAGGACGCGGAATGA
- a CDS encoding ABC transporter permease — MTRLGRIRTEAVAAGRSFLRRRTAVFFTFFFPVILVVIFGALVRTQPTGGGLFAEPAGYYIPGYLAVVVLFTPLSRVGSEIARHRDGGRFEKLATTPLSRAEWLLAHTLVNVGIIGAASLLILGLVLAVTDATLIVSPALAALPVFVAVAVALFCGLGAVLGALADSQDGVIAASNTVALPLLFLSETFVTPSLLPEWFLPAVAASPLTYFARGTRAITFEGGAWAGDLLVLTALAAGFLAVGAYAVPRTE; from the coding sequence ATGACCCGCCTCGGCCGGATCCGGACGGAGGCCGTCGCGGCGGGGCGTTCGTTCCTCCGCCGCCGGACGGCGGTGTTCTTCACGTTCTTCTTCCCGGTCATCCTCGTCGTCATCTTCGGCGCGCTGGTGCGGACCCAGCCGACCGGGGGCGGCCTCTTCGCCGAGCCGGCCGGCTACTACATCCCGGGCTACCTCGCGGTCGTCGTCCTGTTCACGCCGCTGTCGCGGGTCGGCTCCGAGATCGCGCGCCACCGCGACGGCGGCCGGTTCGAGAAGTTAGCGACCACGCCGCTCTCGCGCGCCGAGTGGCTGCTCGCGCACACGCTCGTCAACGTCGGGATCATCGGCGCCGCGAGCCTGCTCATCCTCGGCCTCGTGCTCGCGGTGACTGACGCGACCCTGATCGTCTCGCCCGCGCTCGCCGCGCTGCCCGTCTTCGTCGCGGTCGCGGTGGCGCTGTTCTGCGGGCTCGGCGCCGTCCTCGGCGCGCTCGCCGACTCGCAGGACGGCGTGATCGCCGCGAGCAACACGGTCGCGCTCCCCCTCCTCTTCCTCTCCGAGACGTTCGTCACGCCGTCGCTGCTGCCGGAGTGGTTCCTGCCCGCGGTCGCCGCCTCGCCGCTGACGTACTTCGCGCGGGGGACCCGGGCGATCACCTTCGAGGGCGGGGCGTGGGCCGGCGACCTGCTCGTGTTGACCGCGCTCGCCGCCGGCTTCCTCGCGGTCGGGGCGTACGCGGTCCCGCGGACGGAGTGA